One Geminocystis sp. NIES-3708 genomic region harbors:
- a CDS encoding helix-turn-helix domain-containing protein, with protein MYLEDSEKIEFSYSDDDFTPEGKLNFNLLPEFKPRYDKDGFLINKNEAKPYYEAEEKNELLVKFTEYQHQDKLWENYDRLSPLQQKAIQLLISGHNINHIATECNIERSTIYRWLQLDIFTNTLKLWQKKLLIEADIKIKSIVDKALDKLEFILDNPSKFDSRDYLKAIEISLNFINKLEK; from the coding sequence ATGTATTTAGAAGATAGTGAGAAAATAGAATTTAGTTACTCCGATGATGACTTTACCCCAGAAGGTAAACTTAACTTTAATTTACTCCCAGAATTTAAACCTCGTTACGATAAAGATGGTTTTTTAATTAATAAAAATGAAGCTAAACCCTACTATGAGGCTGAAGAAAAAAACGAATTACTCGTTAAATTTACCGAATATCAACATCAAGACAAACTCTGGGAAAATTATGATCGCCTCTCACCATTACAACAAAAGGCTATTCAATTATTAATTAGTGGTCATAATATTAATCATATTGCTACAGAATGCAACATTGAAAGGTCAACTATTTATCGATGGTTACAGTTAGACATCTTCACTAATACGTTAAAATTGTGGCAAAAAAAGTTATTAATTGAGGCTGATATAAAGATTAAATCTATAGTCGATAAGGCACTTGATAAACTTGAATTTATCCTAGACAATCCCAGTAAATTTGACAGCCGTGATTACTTAAAAGCAATAGAAATTAGTTTGAATTTTATTAATAAATTAGAAAAATAA
- a CDS encoding Fic family protein, whose translation MTYLIPKLPLKIDLETKTILKKLINAKSALMKLDGVSNIIPNKEILINTLSLQEAKNSSLVENIITTDEDLFKSNSFENEFSTIESKEVYLYADALKKGYQLVKKHQLLTNNYIKEIQRILKQSDGNFRKGSGTNLTNDRTGEIIYSPPQDYNQILNLMDNLEKFINDDSISDLDPLIKMAIIHHQFESIHPFPDGNGRTGRIINVLYLVKHNLLETPILYLSRYINDHKNEYYRLLQAVRDDLTLESWENWVLYMLKGIEETSLQSITVIEKIKDLMQSHKNKMKKELPKIYSQDLLNATFNYPYTTTSILERELKKSRVTINKYLDELCNIDLATKIKKGRENYYINTDLVTLLCNINK comes from the coding sequence ATGACTTATTTAATACCTAAATTACCTTTAAAAATTGACTTAGAAACTAAAACAATCTTAAAAAAATTAATTAATGCAAAATCAGCCCTGATGAAATTAGATGGTGTCTCTAACATTATCCCTAATAAAGAAATATTAATTAACACCTTATCCCTTCAAGAAGCTAAAAATAGCTCTCTTGTAGAAAATATTATTACCACCGATGAAGATTTATTTAAAAGTAATTCTTTTGAAAATGAATTTTCTACCATTGAATCAAAAGAAGTTTATCTTTATGCAGATGCCCTAAAAAAAGGCTATCAATTAGTAAAAAAACATCAATTATTAACTAATAATTATATAAAAGAAATACAACGAATTTTAAAACAAAGTGATGGTAACTTTCGTAAAGGTTCAGGTACAAATCTAACCAACGATCGTACTGGAGAAATAATTTATAGTCCACCTCAAGACTATAACCAAATTTTAAACTTAATGGATAACTTAGAAAAATTCATCAATGATGATAGTATCAGTGACTTAGATCCTTTAATCAAAATGGCGATTATTCATCATCAATTTGAAAGTATCCATCCTTTTCCTGATGGTAATGGACGTACAGGTAGAATTATTAATGTTCTCTATTTAGTTAAACATAATCTACTCGAAACACCTATTTTATATCTATCTCGATATATCAATGACCATAAAAACGAATATTATCGTTTACTCCAAGCCGTCAGAGATGATCTTACCCTTGAGTCATGGGAAAACTGGGTTTTATATATGCTCAAAGGAATTGAAGAAACATCCCTTCAAAGTATCACCGTAATAGAAAAAATCAAAGATTTAATGCAATCTCATAAAAACAAAATGAAAAAAGAATTGCCCAAAATCTATAGCCAAGACTTACTCAACGCTACTTTTAACTATCCTTACACTACTACTAGCATTTTAGAAAGAGAATTAAAAAAATCTCGTGTTACGATAAATAAATATTTAGATGAACTTTGTAACATTGATTTGGCAACTAAAATAAAAAAAGGTAGAGAAAATTACTATATTAATACAGATTTAGTTACCCTTCTATGCAATATAAATAAATGA
- a CDS encoding helix-turn-helix transcriptional regulator, protein MPNTLEKDFSGIQTRSDIGLQLIQSAMMINAFLIKPKFTLAEFKNLIHNTKKNVELNLIENNFINIKNVFDILEGISRIFPEIKFPEFKERNPTFIKPVHYSYVKKEIDINPSSPQTLDILDGIIKIKLWTDKEDEKEFERRKKYPHADDKGILKINQYDYELVKFDYKDVKILLAIMSEAYYQSNDFYISLNKILNVIGEGSDKNVFENGILVPMAERRKDVEKRIEKFKFIRYIWRHYKGKEPYGNYIEGLGQLKSIKSNIINIGNIVNFDNDTFIKIGLPDWYHFNKNTLRQNTYLPLKLLQLNVKKYPLSFAIGHRICIHFRINKKNFTNSIDSDNSLNFKLKTILDDVLNTDELKLALTNHDKGFKLKIIILNAIDKLKTQLKWQIQWQGLEEKISFNDFYHKTSFIVTLDPELESEIIGQNTSITVPSEVIESIPQNYELSSDDIKLLRKNLKMTQIALAEAINCDQTTVSKLENGKIPVSPVIYNKLKSKYKPQILALKDKKS, encoded by the coding sequence ATGCCTAACACACTAGAAAAAGATTTTTCTGGTATTCAAACTAGAAGTGATATAGGACTTCAATTGATCCAATCTGCTATGATGATCAACGCATTTTTGATTAAACCTAAATTTACTTTAGCTGAGTTCAAAAATTTGATTCACAATACTAAAAAAAATGTTGAATTAAATTTAATTGAAAATAATTTTATAAATATTAAAAATGTCTTTGACATTTTAGAAGGTATCAGCCGTATATTTCCTGAAATTAAATTTCCTGAGTTTAAAGAACGAAACCCAACTTTTATAAAACCAGTACATTACTCCTATGTAAAAAAAGAGATTGATATTAATCCAAGCTCCCCTCAAACTTTAGATATTTTAGACGGAATAATTAAAATAAAATTATGGACTGATAAAGAAGATGAAAAAGAATTTGAGAGAAGAAAAAAATATCCTCATGCAGATGATAAAGGTATTTTAAAAATTAATCAATATGATTATGAATTAGTTAAATTTGATTATAAAGACGTAAAAATATTATTGGCTATAATGTCTGAGGCTTATTATCAGTCTAATGATTTCTATATTAGTCTTAATAAAATCCTTAATGTTATTGGTGAGGGTAGCGATAAAAATGTATTTGAAAACGGGATTTTAGTACCAATGGCTGAGAGAAGAAAAGATGTAGAAAAGAGAATAGAAAAATTCAAATTTATTAGATATATATGGAGACATTATAAAGGTAAAGAACCTTATGGTAATTATATTGAAGGTTTAGGACAATTAAAATCAATTAAATCTAACATTATTAATATAGGCAATATAGTTAATTTTGATAACGATACTTTCATAAAAATAGGATTACCTGACTGGTATCATTTCAATAAAAATACGTTGAGGCAAAATACTTATTTACCCTTAAAACTACTTCAATTAAATGTTAAAAAGTACCCTCTTAGTTTCGCTATAGGACATAGAATTTGTATTCATTTTAGAATAAATAAAAAAAATTTCACTAATTCAATTGATTCTGATAACAGCCTCAATTTTAAACTGAAAACTATTTTAGATGATGTACTAAATACAGATGAGCTTAAATTAGCATTAACTAATCATGACAAGGGATTTAAACTTAAAATTATTATTTTAAATGCCATAGATAAACTGAAAACACAACTTAAATGGCAAATTCAATGGCAAGGATTAGAAGAAAAAATTAGTTTTAATGATTTCTATCATAAAACCTCATTCATAGTAACTTTAGATCCTGAATTAGAATCAGAAATTATAGGACAAAATACTAGCATTACCGTACCTTCAGAGGTAATAGAATCTATACCCCAAAACTATGAGTTAAGCAGTGATGATATTAAGTTACTCAGAAAAAATTTAAAAATGACTCAGATAGCATTAGCTGAGGCTATTAATTGTGATCAAACTACGGTATCCAAATTAGAAAACGGAAAAATACCCGTCAGCCCTGTTATTTATAACAAACTAAAATCAAAATATAAACCTCAAATTTTAGCCCTCAAAGATAAAAAATCTTAA